From one uncultured Paludibacter sp. genomic stretch:
- the rlmN gene encoding putative dual-specificity RNA methyltransferase RlmN (Evidence 3 : Putative function from multiple computational evidences) — MENKQNLFGLTLEQLKSVVKILDLPSFTATQIADWLYKKHVYSISEMTNLSKKARQLLDEKYTVQLIPHTKVQTSIDGTKKYLYPTQTQKFIEAAYIPDKERATLCVSTQIGCKMGCLFCMTGKQGFQGNLTAGEIVNQIQSLPEFEKLTNIVYMGMGEPLDNLQAVLDSLEILTSDWGYAWSPKRITVSTIGIIPAMQTFLEKSTAHLAVSLHSPFDIERREIMPIQQVYPVTEVIKEIKKWDLGRQRRVSFEYIMFKDVNDTPRHAKELVRLLNGIKCRINLIRFHPIPDTPLQGTSKEGIISFQNQLKSKGMTVTIRASRGEDIFAACGLLSTKELVKKQKETDY, encoded by the coding sequence ATGGAAAACAAACAAAATCTTTTCGGACTTACATTGGAGCAACTGAAATCGGTAGTAAAAATACTCGATTTACCTTCTTTTACAGCCACACAAATTGCAGATTGGCTGTACAAAAAACACGTGTATTCCATTTCTGAAATGACCAATCTTTCTAAAAAAGCTCGTCAGTTATTGGATGAAAAATACACTGTGCAGTTAATTCCTCATACCAAAGTGCAAACTTCCATAGACGGCACAAAAAAATATTTATATCCTACACAAACGCAAAAATTTATTGAAGCGGCGTATATCCCTGATAAAGAACGGGCTACGCTTTGTGTCTCCACGCAAATTGGATGTAAAATGGGTTGTTTGTTTTGTATGACGGGAAAACAAGGTTTTCAGGGAAATCTTACCGCCGGAGAAATTGTCAATCAAATTCAATCTTTACCTGAATTTGAAAAACTCACCAACATCGTATATATGGGAATGGGAGAGCCGCTGGACAATTTGCAGGCGGTACTTGATTCACTCGAAATTCTCACTTCCGATTGGGGTTACGCTTGGAGTCCCAAACGAATTACGGTTTCTACCATTGGAATTATTCCTGCAATGCAAACTTTTTTGGAAAAAAGCACAGCGCATTTAGCAGTAAGTTTGCACTCTCCGTTTGATATTGAAAGGCGGGAAATTATGCCAATCCAGCAAGTTTATCCCGTTACAGAAGTTATAAAAGAAATTAAAAAATGGGATTTAGGTCGTCAACGTAGGGTTTCATTTGAATATATCATGTTCAAAGATGTGAATGATACGCCTCGCCATGCAAAAGAACTGGTGCGTTTGTTGAATGGTATTAAATGTCGCATTAATTTGATACGTTTTCATCCCATTCCTGATACACCGCTGCAAGGAACTTCGAAAGAAGGAATTATTTCTTTCCAGAACCAATTGAAATCGAAAGGAATGACAGTTACCATACGTGCTTCACGCGGCGAAGATATTTTTGCCGCTTGTGGATTACTCTCTACTAAAGAACTGGTTAAAAAACAGAAGGAAACGGATTATTAG
- a CDS encoding hypothetical protein (Evidence 5 : Unknown function), translating into MSVNLIEILKNAVSDKTIETIGKEVGLEPAAVKSGVSAIVPTLLAGILGKNTATSAAPSWMDSLTGLMGNKQDEADLEGMNLTDMLGKGKDLLGNLFGNKTEEVSSAIAQTAGMQKEKAEKLLSMLTPLVLGYLAKWMKSKNWTFGNLVTNLLENKSNLVAALPTGLSAAHFFNTDIPKADVETPKINVEAPKVTVTESKVTPPMVEPPKSNNNWLKWLLWLLLLGLILWIILSRGCKSCQRESVVPTDSINVVDSMKAQTDTVVHFIKEDSNKSDN; encoded by the coding sequence ATGTCAGTAAATTTAATTGAAATTTTAAAAAATGCCGTTAGTGATAAGACCATTGAAACTATCGGTAAAGAAGTAGGTTTAGAACCTGCTGCTGTAAAATCAGGGGTCAGCGCCATTGTTCCTACTTTATTGGCAGGAATTTTAGGCAAAAATACAGCGACCAGTGCAGCTCCATCTTGGATGGATTCACTTACAGGACTTATGGGAAACAAACAAGATGAAGCGGATTTGGAAGGTATGAACCTTACCGATATGCTTGGGAAAGGTAAAGATTTACTGGGAAATCTTTTTGGAAATAAAACGGAAGAGGTTTCAAGCGCCATAGCTCAAACTGCCGGAATGCAAAAAGAAAAAGCCGAAAAACTTTTATCTATGTTAACTCCTTTGGTTTTAGGATATTTAGCCAAATGGATGAAAAGTAAAAACTGGACCTTTGGTAATTTGGTTACTAATTTACTTGAAAACAAATCAAATCTTGTTGCAGCTTTGCCTACAGGACTTTCCGCAGCACATTTCTTTAATACAGACATTCCTAAAGCAGATGTGGAAACTCCAAAAATAAACGTAGAAGCTCCAAAAGTAACCGTAACGGAATCAAAAGTTACTCCTCCTATGGTTGAACCGCCAAAATCAAATAATAACTGGCTAAAATGGTTATTATGGTTATTATTACTTGGATTGATTCTTTGGATAATTCTCAGCCGAGGATGCAAAAGCTGCCAAAGAGAAAGTGTTGTTCCAACCGATTCTATAAATGTGGTCGATTCTATGAAAGCTCAAACTGACACGGTTGTACATTTTATAAAAGAAGACTCGAACAAATCCGACAATTAA
- a CDS encoding conserved hypothetical protein (Evidence 4 : Unknown function but conserved in other organisms) — MKIKKHILFVSIFLFYSLELYSQNFISPLNIPPLLSANFGDLRNNHFHSGLDFKTQTVVNKPVFAVADGYISRINISSGGYGLALYIDHPNGYTTVYGHLNSFSKKIADYAKQKQYENESFAIDIQLPPNEIPVKRGEQIALSGNTGGSGGPHLHFEVRDTKTEEPIDGMNFIGKILTDTQAPEIRGIAFYPIQGKSVINNGSIPIYTRIPEKSKTKKIITAWGKIGVGVKAFDRMNGTTNTYGVKYIRLFVDGRKIFSSTINQFSFDKTRMINSFIDFEEWRRNKSFYMKSFVEQGNALTVYDNINNGYININEERNYQLRYELEDHYGNKTTHSFSIKGQKTTVPTQTNCENYMSPVVNNGFYSADFTLNIPIGNLYTDICYTHNKIQSQKYYSDIHQVNNKPIPLNKNGKIWIKLKKDIGGNISQMGIISIDKNGKEEWKGGTYKDGGFETSINELGGRYAIDIDTINPIVAPQSSSLWIQKKRIIIQVTDDKSGITFYRGEIDGKYALFTHDVKSKLYFYEFDDERLMKGQKHTLSFTAMDAAGNQSVYKNEFLY, encoded by the coding sequence ATGAAAATAAAAAAACACATTCTTTTTGTCTCGATATTCCTTTTTTACTCTCTTGAACTCTATTCTCAAAATTTTATTAGTCCGTTAAATATTCCTCCACTGTTAAGCGCTAATTTTGGCGATTTACGCAACAATCATTTTCACTCAGGATTGGATTTTAAAACACAAACAGTAGTAAACAAACCTGTTTTTGCTGTCGCTGACGGTTATATTTCGCGTATTAATATTTCATCCGGCGGCTACGGATTAGCATTGTATATCGACCATCCAAACGGTTATACCACTGTTTACGGACATTTGAACAGCTTTTCTAAAAAAATTGCCGATTACGCAAAACAAAAACAATATGAAAATGAAAGTTTTGCCATCGACATACAATTACCACCGAATGAAATCCCCGTAAAAAGAGGTGAACAAATTGCGTTGAGCGGAAATACAGGAGGTTCGGGCGGTCCGCATTTACATTTTGAAGTACGCGACACCAAAACTGAGGAACCGATAGATGGAATGAACTTTATAGGAAAAATATTAACTGACACACAAGCTCCAGAGATACGTGGAATTGCGTTTTATCCTATTCAAGGAAAAAGTGTGATAAACAACGGTAGTATCCCTATTTATACTCGAATTCCCGAAAAATCAAAAACGAAAAAAATCATTACCGCCTGGGGAAAAATAGGCGTTGGAGTGAAAGCTTTTGACAGAATGAACGGGACTACAAATACGTACGGAGTGAAATATATTCGGTTATTTGTAGATGGAAGAAAAATATTTAGCAGTACAATAAATCAATTTTCTTTCGATAAAACCCGTATGATAAACTCCTTTATTGATTTTGAAGAATGGCGAAGAAATAAATCTTTTTATATGAAATCCTTTGTTGAACAAGGAAATGCACTCACTGTTTATGACAACATAAATAACGGATACATTAATATAAATGAAGAACGTAATTATCAACTGCGTTACGAGTTGGAAGATCATTATGGGAATAAAACCACGCATTCTTTTAGTATAAAAGGTCAAAAAACAACTGTTCCCACCCAAACTAACTGCGAAAATTATATGTCGCCTGTGGTGAATAACGGATTTTATTCGGCAGATTTCACATTAAATATCCCGATAGGAAATCTTTATACAGACATTTGCTATACGCATAACAAAATACAATCTCAAAAATATTATTCCGATATTCATCAAGTAAACAATAAACCAATACCGCTAAATAAGAATGGAAAAATCTGGATAAAACTGAAAAAAGATATTGGAGGAAACATTTCTCAAATGGGAATTATTTCAATTGATAAAAACGGAAAAGAAGAATGGAAAGGCGGAACATATAAGGACGGCGGCTTTGAAACCTCCATCAATGAATTAGGCGGACGCTATGCAATTGATATTGATACAATTAATCCAATCGTTGCACCTCAAAGTTCTTCGCTGTGGATACAAAAAAAACGAATTATTATTCAAGTTACGGATGATAAAAGCGGAATTACCTTTTACAGAGGAGAAATTGACGGAAAATACGCACTTTTTACTCATGATGTAAAATCAAAATTATATTTTTATGAGTTTGATGACGAAAGATTGATGAAAGGACAAAAACACACATTAAGTTTTACGGCTATGGATGCTGCAGGGAATCAGTCTGTTTATAAAAATGAGTTTTTATATTGA
- the ruvA gene encoding Holliday junction ATP-dependent DNA helicase RuvA, which yields MIDYIKGEITELTPANVVVENNGVGYFINIPLTVYTALSQEKSVKLFVYEAIREDAHVLFGFLSQEERHLFLLLISVSGVGANTARVIMSSYSVKEIQDMIAAGNVAALNNIKGIGAKTAQRIIVDLKDKILKIGGISADATSKLSFESNSVREETLAALVMLGYSQVASQKVVDKILKEEPELKVEQVIKAALKML from the coding sequence ATGATAGATTATATAAAGGGAGAAATTACAGAACTTACTCCTGCAAATGTTGTGGTGGAAAATAACGGAGTCGGATATTTTATTAATATTCCATTGACTGTTTACACGGCGCTGTCACAAGAAAAATCGGTAAAACTATTTGTTTACGAAGCAATTCGCGAAGATGCTCACGTACTTTTCGGATTTTTAAGTCAGGAAGAACGTCATTTGTTTCTTCTGCTTATTTCCGTATCGGGAGTTGGCGCCAATACAGCGCGAGTAATAATGTCGTCTTATTCTGTGAAAGAAATTCAGGATATGATTGCTGCGGGAAATGTAGCAGCATTAAATAATATTAAAGGTATCGGAGCAAAAACTGCTCAAAGGATAATCGTAGATTTGAAAGACAAAATCTTGAAAATAGGAGGAATAAGTGCGGACGCCACATCTAAATTGTCTTTTGAATCAAACAGCGTACGAGAAGAAACACTTGCAGCATTGGTTATGCTTGGTTATTCACAAGTAGCGTCGCAAAAAGTGGTGGACAAAATTTTGAAAGAAGAACCGGAATTAAAAGTGGAGCAAGTGATTAAAGCAGCATTGAAAATGCTTTAA
- a CDS encoding conserved hypothetical protein (Evidence 4 : Unknown function but conserved in other organisms), protein MSDFISRLEKANITLPEELRTLLNSCKSYTVYDNVDELEIAATNGADKNVFEVKYDIPGKGEYTEAIVHRVKNGISANYTEAYMRRRDPDTMVISDNLPTDKEKFTERFGYEFSTLKEETFEWLKKQDLAVFLYFAGREKIGVGGIAICPANAGFFAMGLAMLQVIVSTKEIPEYFSLDSIIYVAPTFRHTHFNGKQIVVHNRTPERHEIFSYNLYPGPSAKKGLYGALLTKGEREGWITAHCSTVQAVSPYDNTTTFMHEGASGGGKSEMLQYILREPNGQVLIGRNTVNQETRLINLPLFCSFKPVTDDMALCHPTLQNTNGKLRVLDAENSWFIRVDSVNEYGDDPALEKITVNPPRSLLFLNLQSTPNSTVLIWEHTMDEPGKPCPNPRVILPRDIVENVIDHSVSVDIRSFGVRTPPSSRENPNYGIIGLFHMLPPALAWLWRLVAPRGHANPSISSTAGTGMDSEGVGSYWPFATGKMVHHANMLLEQIMKTPETRYTLVPNQYIGVWKVGFKPQLLMREYLTRRGNISLRRDQYKAARCPLLGYELNYLTIEGAKIPSRFLQVYKQDEVGTDGYDAGAEKLYDFFKKELQQYLTPDLNPLGRQIIEACLNGATVEDYEQLLVLD, encoded by the coding sequence ATGAGTGATTTTATAAGCAGATTAGAAAAGGCAAATATTACGTTGCCCGAAGAATTACGCACTTTGCTTAATTCTTGTAAAAGCTATACGGTTTATGATAATGTGGATGAATTGGAAATAGCTGCAACGAATGGTGCAGATAAAAATGTTTTTGAGGTGAAATATGATATTCCCGGCAAAGGAGAATATACCGAAGCGATTGTTCACAGGGTAAAGAATGGAATTTCAGCTAATTATACAGAAGCATATATGAGGAGACGCGATCCGGACACGATGGTAATCTCCGATAATTTACCTACAGATAAAGAAAAATTTACGGAAAGATTTGGATATGAATTTTCAACATTGAAAGAAGAAACATTTGAATGGTTGAAAAAACAGGATTTAGCGGTATTTCTTTATTTTGCCGGTCGTGAAAAGATTGGTGTAGGAGGAATTGCTATTTGTCCCGCTAATGCCGGATTTTTTGCAATGGGGCTCGCTATGCTTCAAGTTATTGTTTCTACAAAAGAGATTCCCGAATATTTTTCACTCGATTCTATTATTTATGTTGCTCCTACGTTCCGTCATACTCACTTTAACGGAAAACAAATCGTAGTACACAACAGAACTCCCGAAAGGCACGAGATATTCTCATACAATTTGTATCCGGGACCGAGCGCTAAAAAAGGACTTTACGGAGCTTTGCTCACAAAAGGAGAACGTGAAGGATGGATTACGGCACACTGTTCAACTGTTCAAGCGGTTAGTCCTTATGATAATACTACTACTTTTATGCACGAAGGAGCTAGCGGAGGTGGAAAAAGTGAAATGTTGCAGTATATTTTGCGTGAGCCAAACGGACAAGTGTTAATAGGGAGAAATACCGTAAATCAAGAAACGAGGTTGATTAATTTGCCTCTTTTTTGTTCTTTTAAGCCGGTAACGGATGATATGGCATTATGTCATCCTACTTTACAGAATACAAATGGAAAATTGAGAGTACTTGACGCGGAAAACTCATGGTTTATTCGTGTGGATAGCGTAAATGAATACGGAGACGATCCTGCACTCGAAAAAATAACGGTAAACCCACCTCGTTCGCTCTTGTTCCTTAATTTACAATCAACGCCGAATTCTACGGTACTTATTTGGGAACACACAATGGATGAACCGGGAAAACCTTGTCCTAATCCACGCGTAATTTTACCTCGAGATATTGTGGAAAATGTAATTGATCACTCCGTTTCTGTGGATATTCGTAGTTTTGGCGTTCGTACTCCACCCAGCTCCCGAGAAAATCCAAACTATGGAATTATAGGATTATTCCATATGTTGCCGCCAGCTTTGGCTTGGTTGTGGAGACTTGTTGCTCCGCGCGGACATGCTAATCCGAGTATTAGCAGCACAGCCGGTACAGGAATGGACTCTGAAGGAGTTGGTTCGTATTGGCCCTTTGCAACAGGTAAAATGGTTCATCATGCTAATATGCTTTTGGAGCAAATAATGAAAACTCCCGAAACTCGCTACACTCTTGTTCCTAATCAATATATCGGAGTATGGAAAGTAGGATTTAAACCTCAATTATTAATGCGTGAGTATTTAACACGCCGTGGAAATATCAGCTTAAGACGCGACCAATACAAAGCGGCACGCTGTCCTTTGTTAGGGTATGAATTAAATTATTTGACTATTGAAGGAGCCAAAATTCCTTCTCGTTTCCTTCAGGTTTACAAACAGGACGAGGTTGGAACCGACGGTTATGATGCGGGAGCAGAAAAATTGTATGATTTTTTCAAAAAAGAATTACAACAATATCTTACCCCCGATTTAAATCCGTTGGGAAGACAAATCATAGAAGCGTGCCTCAACGGAGCTACTGTTGAAGATTATGAACAATTACTTGTGTTGGATTAA
- the pfkA gene encoding 6-phosphofructokinase 3, translated as MKIGILSSGGDCPGINATIRGVGKTAINKYGIEVIGILNGFSGLLYKDVMPLTESSLSGILTMGGTILGTAREKEFRKILKSPDKNDQEQIKTAYKELGLDCLVCIGGNGTQKTAWQLSELGLNVVGIPKTIDNDVYGTDITFGFQTAVDIATDAIDRLHSTASSHQRVMVIELMGHKAGWITLHAGMAGGADIILLPELGYDMNTVAFALNKRKKSGKPYSIVAVAEGIEIQGGTEHHPATYFARKIEELTGIEARETVLGYIQRGGSPSAYDRNLGTLLGGHAAKLINSKKFGRMVSVKGINEISDVPLSEVAGKLRLVTPDDPLVKQGQRMGISFGI; from the coding sequence ATGAAAATCGGAATTCTTTCGTCGGGAGGAGATTGTCCCGGAATAAACGCCACCATACGTGGCGTAGGTAAAACAGCCATCAACAAATACGGTATCGAGGTTATCGGTATCCTGAATGGATTTTCAGGATTGCTGTACAAAGATGTAATGCCGCTTACAGAATCTTCTCTTTCGGGCATTCTCACAATGGGAGGAACCATTCTTGGTACTGCGCGTGAGAAAGAATTCCGCAAAATTCTAAAATCGCCCGATAAAAATGATCAGGAACAAATTAAAACCGCTTATAAAGAACTCGGTTTGGATTGTCTTGTTTGCATTGGTGGAAACGGCACACAAAAAACAGCGTGGCAACTTTCGGAATTAGGATTAAACGTGGTTGGTATTCCAAAAACCATTGATAACGATGTATACGGAACGGATATTACTTTTGGTTTTCAAACAGCGGTAGATATTGCCACTGATGCTATTGATCGTTTGCATTCTACGGCAAGTTCTCATCAACGCGTGATGGTGATAGAATTAATGGGACATAAAGCGGGCTGGATTACACTGCACGCAGGAATGGCAGGCGGCGCCGATATTATTTTACTTCCTGAATTAGGTTACGATATGAATACTGTAGCTTTCGCTTTGAACAAACGCAAAAAAAGCGGAAAACCTTATTCTATTGTGGCTGTGGCTGAAGGAATTGAAATTCAAGGTGGTACGGAACATCATCCTGCCACGTATTTTGCTCGCAAAATTGAAGAACTCACGGGAATTGAAGCACGCGAAACAGTGTTGGGATATATTCAACGGGGAGGTTCACCTTCTGCTTACGACCGTAATTTGGGAACACTTCTCGGAGGTCACGCCGCAAAACTCATCAACAGTAAAAAATTTGGAAGAATGGTTTCGGTAAAAGGAATCAATGAAATATCCGATGTTCCTTTATCGGAAGTGGCAGGAAAACTCCGGTTGGTAACTCCTGATGATCCCTTAGTAAAACAAGGTCAACGAATGGGAATTTCATTTGGCATCTGA